In Sporosarcina psychrophila, a genomic segment contains:
- a CDS encoding immunity protein YezG family protein, protein MMDENKLSSIYQDIAQTVVETIPEEWSKVFVYGEINEDVRKAYFYYYPENDDSPIHSHNISQLFDIGEEVYDDLWYKLLEGLEKLWYEFKNNNQEPWTNLTFIFNGEGKLKIDYDYEDLSEADDYERRIIWKYKYLGRIPEDEDDQEFLRKYLQSIEEKENENDNEQ, encoded by the coding sequence ATGATGGATGAAAATAAGTTGAGTAGTATTTACCAAGATATTGCTCAAACAGTGGTCGAAACGATCCCAGAAGAGTGGTCAAAAGTATTTGTATATGGTGAAATAAACGAAGATGTACGTAAAGCATACTTCTATTATTATCCAGAAAACGACGATTCTCCAATTCATAGCCATAATATCTCGCAGCTTTTTGATATAGGGGAAGAGGTCTATGATGATTTGTGGTATAAACTACTAGAAGGTTTAGAAAAACTTTGGTATGAATTTAAAAATAATAACCAGGAACCTTGGACAAATCTCACATTTATTTTTAACGGTGAAGGTAAATTAAAGATTGACTATGACTACGAGGATTTATCGGAAGCAGATGATTATGAAAGGCGAATTATTTGGAAGTATAAGTACCTAGGGCGTATACCTGAGGATGAAGACGACCAAGAATTCTTAAGGAAGTATTTACAATCAATTGAAGAAAAAGAGAATGAAAACGATAACGAACAATAA
- a CDS encoding ankyrin repeat domain-containing protein, producing MEIIQLAKEIRTAIKQNNVERVVELIGSDMELLNLVTTFGTFLHVAATHGKLEIVKKLIELGADINRRGAILGGGAINEAASDGHIEIVRYLLSCGAELDVSEPERNPLFSAILGGHIDIVKLLIENGIDIHVKYTGESMKNMGALAFAHERGQKVIADLLDPDKKEEYKDTRQYETTEILDYITEQFGPIDHTISEIIPGSKVAVNVQVILPSKEHDYITLVTTGMSDVAMDDSEGSEEFKYAELVLKLPANSPISKEEMKNKDHYWPLKWLRMVAHIPHKYDGWLGEGVILPNGEPPMPFAATTALSCILVSESEDMGSILDTENRIINFYTLLPIYEEEREIALHNGHDFLMGKFDEFGISDVLDINRKNVGLEG from the coding sequence ATGGAAATTATACAACTAGCTAAAGAAATACGTACAGCTATCAAGCAAAATAATGTCGAACGAGTAGTCGAGTTAATTGGTTCAGATATGGAACTCTTGAATTTGGTGACAACATTTGGAACTTTTCTTCATGTAGCAGCCACACATGGAAAGCTTGAAATAGTCAAGAAACTTATAGAGTTAGGTGCTGACATAAATAGGCGCGGTGCTATACTTGGTGGTGGAGCAATTAATGAAGCGGCTTCAGATGGACACATTGAAATTGTGAGATATTTATTGTCCTGTGGGGCTGAATTGGATGTGAGCGAACCAGAAAGGAATCCTTTATTTTCTGCAATTCTGGGTGGACATATAGATATTGTAAAACTTCTGATTGAAAATGGAATTGATATTCATGTGAAGTACACAGGAGAATCTATGAAAAATATGGGTGCATTAGCATTTGCGCATGAACGTGGGCAAAAGGTAATTGCTGATTTATTGGATCCCGATAAAAAAGAAGAATATAAGGATACTAGGCAATATGAAACAACGGAGATTTTAGATTATATAACTGAACAGTTTGGCCCTATTGATCACACAATCAGTGAAATCATCCCTGGCAGTAAGGTAGCGGTTAATGTTCAAGTGATACTGCCATCGAAAGAACATGATTATATAACTCTTGTGACAACTGGGATGAGTGATGTTGCAATGGATGATTCAGAAGGCAGTGAGGAATTTAAGTACGCCGAATTAGTCCTGAAATTACCTGCAAATTCGCCAATCAGTAAAGAGGAAATGAAGAACAAAGATCATTATTGGCCTTTGAAGTGGCTGAGAATGGTTGCGCACATTCCGCATAAATATGATGGTTGGTTAGGTGAAGGGGTTATTCTTCCAAATGGGGAACCGCCAATGCCATTTGCAGCCACTACAGCGTTATCATGTATTTTGGTAAGTGAATCTGAAGATATGGGTAGTATTTTAGATACGGAAAATAGAATAATTAATTTTTATACGTTACTCCCTATTTATGAAGAAGAAAGAGAGATCGCATTACACAATGGGCATGACTTTTTAATGGGGAAATTCGATGAGTTTGGTATTTCAGATGTGCTTGATATAAACAGAAAAAATGTTGGTTTGGAAGGATAA
- a CDS encoding T7SS effector LXG polymorphic toxin gives MKVVDVSPFHDGLRRNNTMLNRLENEMNAIETAVEGLVAMEDSLKGQGGDAIRAFYAECHQPFLQFFMTFKSIYVNVLTQMDSALDALEPDANGFIRETFLEGEVEAGLTEISQLTSSLTDEANDIMNQVADIVALPHLNDSDVQEGVRDARRKRDHTIADLYEFDANQTRALITIENDLKTMETWLSDIEGLFTDGVTAIDFPMDKWAALSSKNTLQTDLAQRTAGMDGVNGGQGSGDEPGNLVGANTSEDEQMKALYAAMEKEQHVGNPVNDYAIDPNTGEYIMMNQGLVRVSKDYGPKELSLIDKAGLGVANFLILDDLKTITDPDSSYMAKGLSMASITPFGPAIKAGNAGIRLVRKSSIVKWISPKKVENVTGKGKGTGKGASSNNGETIDTIDADKDVNIDNFDFGKFLKKHKDDPPEEMKNHHAHHILFKRGNGKAQQELVKEGQEILREYDIDPIYGLENLTWAPNIKGQHDITALRNVVDKIKEVENSGGDRDDIVQILERLGRIAAQRR, from the coding sequence ATGAAAGTAGTAGATGTCAGCCCGTTCCACGATGGCTTGCGGCGGAATAATACCATGCTGAATCGTTTGGAAAATGAAATGAATGCAATCGAGACCGCAGTCGAAGGACTCGTTGCGATGGAAGACTCATTGAAAGGGCAAGGTGGTGATGCAATCCGTGCATTTTATGCGGAGTGCCACCAGCCGTTCTTACAGTTTTTCATGACATTCAAAAGCATTTACGTAAATGTCCTCACCCAAATGGATTCTGCACTTGATGCATTGGAGCCGGATGCGAACGGGTTCATCCGTGAAACATTCCTTGAAGGAGAAGTTGAAGCCGGACTTACAGAAATTTCACAACTGACAAGCAGTCTCACCGACGAAGCGAACGACATTATGAATCAGGTCGCCGATATCGTTGCCCTTCCACATTTGAATGATAGTGATGTGCAGGAAGGGGTTCGGGATGCACGGAGGAAACGGGATCATACGATTGCCGATTTGTATGAATTTGATGCGAACCAGACGAGGGCTTTAATAACGATAGAGAATGACCTGAAGACGATGGAAACATGGCTTTCTGATATTGAAGGATTGTTCACTGACGGTGTGACGGCCATCGACTTTCCGATGGATAAATGGGCAGCATTATCATCGAAAAATACTCTTCAGACAGATTTAGCACAACGAACTGCCGGGATGGACGGCGTAAATGGGGGACAAGGATCCGGTGATGAACCTGGCAATCTAGTAGGGGCAAATACTTCTGAAGATGAGCAGATGAAAGCACTCTATGCCGCAATGGAAAAAGAACAACATGTGGGTAATCCTGTGAATGACTACGCAATCGATCCGAATACGGGCGAATACATCATGATGAACCAAGGACTCGTTCGTGTTTCAAAGGATTACGGACCCAAAGAACTGAGCCTCATTGATAAAGCCGGGTTGGGAGTAGCTAACTTCTTAATCCTGGATGACTTAAAAACAATCACGGATCCCGATAGTTCCTACATGGCCAAGGGATTGTCCATGGCCTCGATTACCCCTTTTGGGCCAGCGATAAAAGCGGGTAACGCGGGTATTAGACTTGTTAGAAAATCTTCAATTGTGAAGTGGATAAGTCCTAAGAAAGTTGAAAATGTTACTGGTAAGGGTAAGGGTACGGGTAAAGGTGCATCGAGTAATAATGGAGAAACTATTGATACTATCGATGCTGACAAAGATGTTAACATCGATAACTTCGACTTCGGTAAATTCTTGAAAAAACACAAAGATGATCCACCAGAAGAAATGAAGAATCACCACGCACATCACATTCTATTTAAGAGAGGTAATGGAAAAGCTCAACAAGAGCTTGTTAAGGAAGGACAAGAAATATTAAGAGAATATGATATAGACCCAATTTACGGCCTTGAAAATTTGACTTGGGCACCAAATATAAAAGGTCAACATGATATTACGGCACTTCGAAATGTTGTAGATAAGATTAAAGAAGTGGAAAATAGTGGCGGTGACCGGGATGATATCGTTCAAATACTTGAACGATTAGGTCGTATAGCCGCTCAAAGGAGATAG
- a CDS encoding YwqI/YxiC family protein yields the protein MSTEVKIDYGEVENQLREMNSKTESLIPRAELPITGNTMDVVTKQTKLSIQLEQLLMNYQTVLMENSKTTTSSVEFMRESDEKIATVVHSTLSGPKQAML from the coding sequence ATGTCGACCGAAGTGAAGATAGACTATGGAGAAGTTGAAAACCAATTAAGGGAAATGAATAGCAAAACGGAGTCACTCATTCCAAGAGCTGAACTACCGATTACGGGAAATACGATGGATGTCGTGACTAAACAGACGAAGTTGTCGATTCAACTGGAACAGCTTTTGATGAACTATCAAACTGTATTAATGGAGAATAGTAAAACAACGACTAGCTCCGTTGAATTCATGCGTGAATCAGACGAAAAAATAGCGACTGTCGTGCATAGTACATTATCCGGACCGAAGCAGGCGATGTTATAA
- a CDS encoding YwqH-like family protein has translation MLGYYYALLSKKEGEVARLNACQSSLSEKQQQFTMNEHKCLEPELSPTTWHGRHATDFQAIREGGIHTAFLEIAGAQFANVYSAIAAKIASLQAEIASIQQTIERLLAEEAAREKEEVKTSN, from the coding sequence TTGCTTGGCTATTACTATGCATTATTGAGTAAGAAGGAAGGGGAGGTTGCACGTCTGAATGCGTGTCAATCCTCACTAAGCGAAAAACAGCAGCAATTCACTATGAATGAACATAAATGTTTGGAACCAGAACTTTCGCCCACGACTTGGCATGGTAGACATGCTACTGATTTTCAAGCTATTCGTGAAGGGGGAATTCACACAGCTTTTTTGGAGATTGCAGGTGCCCAGTTCGCAAACGTATATAGTGCAATTGCAGCAAAAATTGCTTCACTTCAAGCAGAAATTGCCTCCATTCAACAGACTATCGAGCGTCTATTGGCCGAGGAAGCGGCAAGGGAAAAAGAAGAAGTGAAAACTTCCAACTAA
- a CDS encoding DoxX family protein, with protein MVKLQNSQFGKNVIIEENPLSRWLFSNTISAWIWLVLRLYLGYSWLMAGIGKVTSDVWTGANAGVAIEGFMGGALAKSESGDVAGWYAWFLESIVIPNATPFSYMVAWGEVLIGLGLIFGLLTGIAAFFGALMNMSFLLAGTVSTNPVMFIIAVFLIMAWKVAGWYGLDRWVLPRLGTPWSSNK; from the coding sequence ATGGTTAAATTGCAGAATTCTCAGTTTGGAAAGAATGTTATTATCGAAGAAAATCCGCTTTCAAGATGGTTATTTTCTAACACGATATCTGCATGGATATGGTTAGTTTTAAGATTATACCTTGGTTACTCTTGGCTGATGGCCGGCATTGGAAAAGTTACTTCTGACGTATGGACAGGTGCTAATGCTGGTGTTGCAATTGAAGGATTTATGGGTGGTGCCCTTGCCAAATCTGAATCGGGGGACGTCGCAGGGTGGTATGCTTGGTTCCTAGAGAGCATCGTGATTCCAAACGCAACACCATTTTCGTATATGGTCGCTTGGGGTGAAGTGTTAATTGGACTTGGCTTAATCTTTGGACTCTTAACAGGAATTGCGGCTTTCTTTGGTGCACTTATGAATATGTCCTTCTTATTGGCAGGTACCGTGAGTACAAATCCCGTTATGTTTATAATTGCAGTATTCTTAATTATGGCCTGGAAAGTTGCTGGTTGGTATGGGCTAGATCGTTGGGTGTTGCCTCGCTTAGGAACACCATGGTCGTCAAACAAATGA
- the cydC gene encoding thiol reductant ABC exporter subunit CydC: protein MKDLGFVTKILFVEKKDILYSIICGFISGITAVSLFASSGYLISKAALTPSIYTLMIIVASVKILGIISALSRYGERYFSHRGTFTMLSNMRVSFYEQLEPLAPTIFRKYRSGDLLARVVGDVEALQNFFLRVFYPPVVLLLVFLCTIFFTALFSIEVALVVFVGLIVTTFVVPSIFALTQRKVDRLVRQRRGELSTKVTEFIYGFRDLKIHQQLEEKEGELHQSVHAYLDEQERESIHNLFSQAANKFLSLLISLLVLGVGAYLVADGQLDGIYLAMFVMVSLTVFENTTSMAAFPSYLEESRQAASRLTAVVGKDFVQEKPQESFEKRTIQGVPSIEMKDVTFAFPDETRNTLTNVTTAFPAGSKTAIVGPSGSGKSTLLQLLLKFYSVNQGQIRFNNDSIDQLTQECIWENTNVVLQENHFFYGTIRDNLLLANDELSETEMEDMLGMVKLGHFSLDDKVLEKGENLSGGEKQRLAISRALLRNSPLWLLDEPTSSIDALTEAHIMGYLFERAKVDTVIVVSHRLTGLEEMDQIIVMDDGTIVESGTLEELMDKKGYFYEMKQIEQSVFLIN, encoded by the coding sequence ATGAAGGACTTAGGATTTGTTACCAAGATATTATTCGTAGAAAAAAAGGATATTTTATATTCTATTATCTGCGGATTTATATCTGGGATAACAGCTGTTAGTTTATTTGCATCCAGTGGGTATTTGATCTCCAAGGCGGCTTTAACACCTTCAATTTATACCTTAATGATTATCGTTGCATCGGTTAAAATTTTAGGGATTATATCAGCATTAAGTCGTTACGGAGAACGTTATTTTTCTCACCGAGGGACATTTACGATGTTAAGTAATATGCGTGTTTCCTTTTACGAGCAGTTAGAACCATTAGCACCAACGATATTCCGGAAATATCGAAGCGGAGATCTTCTTGCAAGAGTAGTGGGCGATGTGGAGGCATTACAAAATTTCTTTTTGCGCGTTTTTTACCCACCGGTTGTTTTACTATTAGTATTTTTATGTACAATCTTTTTTACAGCACTGTTTTCAATAGAAGTAGCATTGGTCGTATTCGTCGGTCTGATAGTAACTACCTTTGTTGTTCCATCAATTTTTGCTTTAACGCAGCGAAAAGTGGATCGACTGGTGAGACAGAGACGCGGAGAATTGTCTACCAAAGTGACAGAATTTATTTATGGCTTTCGTGATTTAAAAATACACCAACAACTAGAAGAAAAAGAAGGCGAACTGCATCAATCTGTACATGCCTACTTAGATGAACAAGAACGTGAAAGTATTCATAATTTGTTCAGCCAGGCTGCTAACAAGTTTCTATCGCTTCTCATATCATTGCTTGTTCTAGGTGTTGGCGCTTATTTAGTGGCAGATGGTCAACTGGATGGGATTTACCTTGCGATGTTTGTCATGGTTTCATTGACAGTTTTTGAAAATACAACTTCTATGGCAGCTTTCCCAAGCTATTTAGAAGAGAGTCGGCAAGCTGCGTCAAGACTTACCGCAGTCGTTGGTAAAGATTTTGTACAAGAGAAACCACAAGAAAGTTTTGAAAAACGTACTATACAGGGCGTTCCTTCAATTGAAATGAAGGATGTAACTTTTGCTTTTCCAGATGAAACACGTAATACGTTAACAAATGTAACGACAGCGTTTCCAGCGGGTTCAAAAACAGCTATAGTCGGTCCGAGTGGTTCTGGGAAATCGACGTTGTTGCAGTTGTTATTAAAATTTTATAGTGTAAACCAAGGTCAGATTCGTTTTAACAATGATTCGATTGATCAGTTAACACAGGAGTGTATTTGGGAGAATACAAATGTGGTATTACAAGAAAATCATTTTTTCTATGGCACCATTCGAGATAACTTACTGCTTGCTAATGATGAATTAAGTGAAACAGAAATGGAAGACATGTTGGGAATGGTGAAGCTTGGGCACTTTTCCTTAGATGATAAAGTATTAGAAAAAGGGGAGAATCTTTCAGGCGGAGAAAAACAGCGTCTCGCTATTTCCCGAGCTCTGCTCAGAAATTCGCCTCTATGGCTATTAGATGAGCCAACGTCATCCATTGATGCATTGACCGAGGCACATATTATGGGCTATTTATTTGAAAGAGCAAAAGTGGATACTGTTATTGTCGTTAGCCATCGCTTAACAGGATTAGAAGAGATGGATCAAATCATTGTGATGGACGATGGAACCATTGTTGAGTCTGGAACATTGGAAGAATTGATGGATAAAAAAGGGTACTTCTATGAAATGAAACAAATTGAACAGAGCGTGTTTCTTATAAACTAA
- the cydD gene encoding thiol reductant ABC exporter subunit CydD, which yields MVGLKELALEQKRKLVLLVIFAVTTGVAIIGQGYLLVAIVDRIFIKDASFSDVVPLLIGLFFAFFARTILQYLSGRTGVKMASQVKGNLRKNLLNKFSGNTLQSSLQGQSGKKVSVMMDTVDEVDSYFSGYIPQVIQATIIPLIILVVILTQHISTGVIIIITAPFIPVFMIIIGIKTKDKTEDQLDKMAAFSGGFLDTLQGLTTLKLLGRSKEQKETIRKSSLDFRDATMEVLKIAFQNSLVLEFISMLSMGIIALELALSLIVFQNITFFTAFFMLVLAPEFFMKLKDLGSAFHTGRGSMGAAKKLADELSDTEKPVLWGVESLEREVPLAIELRGAGFTYGEDAFTLKNIQLEIVPNEQVAIVGKTGAGKSTLLNVIAGLVSVSEGEMLINGKPRSNFQEKDWFDRLSYISQNPYLFSGTIAENIAIGGRMDATRGEIVQAAEKAGISELVDSLKHGYDTAIGEGGRDLSGGEKQRIAIARAFLKSPSVILFDEPTTGLDLRTEKILQASIKELSKASAVITVAHRLHTIKNADKIIFLDNGELLATGTHEELLESVEVYRDMVSVQQGGIAK from the coding sequence ATGGTAGGACTTAAGGAATTAGCATTAGAACAGAAAAGAAAGCTGGTTCTCTTGGTCATTTTTGCTGTCACAACAGGTGTGGCAATTATTGGACAGGGTTATTTATTAGTTGCAATTGTGGATCGTATCTTTATAAAAGATGCATCATTCTCTGATGTTGTACCGCTGTTGATAGGATTGTTCTTCGCGTTTTTTGCAAGAACAATCCTTCAGTATCTTAGTGGGAGAACTGGAGTGAAAATGGCTTCACAGGTTAAAGGGAATCTTCGGAAAAACCTTTTGAATAAGTTTTCTGGAAATACGTTGCAATCATCACTTCAAGGACAGTCTGGCAAAAAAGTAAGTGTAATGATGGATACTGTGGATGAAGTTGACAGTTATTTTAGCGGTTATATCCCACAAGTAATTCAAGCTACTATCATTCCACTCATCATTCTAGTGGTTATCTTGACACAACATATATCCACAGGAGTGATTATTATAATCACTGCACCCTTTATTCCGGTTTTCATGATAATTATTGGTATCAAAACAAAAGACAAAACCGAAGACCAATTGGATAAAATGGCTGCTTTTTCAGGAGGGTTCCTCGATACGTTACAGGGATTGACAACTCTTAAATTACTTGGTCGTTCCAAAGAACAAAAAGAAACGATACGAAAAAGCAGTCTTGATTTTCGTGATGCGACGATGGAAGTACTTAAAATTGCTTTCCAAAATTCCTTAGTATTAGAATTCATATCGATGCTAAGTATGGGGATCATAGCCCTAGAACTTGCCCTTAGTTTAATTGTGTTTCAGAATATCACGTTTTTTACCGCGTTTTTCATGTTGGTATTGGCTCCAGAGTTTTTCATGAAATTAAAAGACTTAGGTAGTGCTTTTCATACGGGTAGGGGAAGTATGGGGGCGGCTAAAAAGCTAGCAGATGAACTAAGTGACACAGAGAAACCTGTTTTATGGGGAGTAGAAAGCTTGGAAAGAGAAGTACCACTAGCAATTGAACTGCGTGGTGCGGGATTTACTTATGGAGAAGATGCATTTACATTAAAAAACATTCAACTAGAAATTGTTCCAAATGAACAAGTAGCGATTGTCGGTAAAACTGGCGCGGGGAAATCAACCCTATTAAATGTAATTGCCGGACTTGTTTCGGTCTCAGAGGGAGAAATGCTTATCAATGGGAAACCAAGGTCAAACTTTCAAGAGAAAGATTGGTTTGATCGATTAAGTTATATTTCACAAAACCCTTATTTATTTTCAGGAACAATTGCGGAAAATATTGCGATTGGCGGACGTATGGATGCTACTCGAGGAGAGATCGTACAAGCTGCTGAAAAGGCTGGAATTTCCGAGTTGGTCGATTCACTTAAACATGGCTATGATACAGCTATTGGTGAAGGAGGAAGAGACCTTTCAGGTGGAGAAAAACAACGAATAGCTATTGCGAGAGCATTCTTAAAAAGTCCATCTGTTATTCTGTTTGATGAGCCGACAACTGGACTCGATCTTCGGACGGAGAAAATCTTGCAAGCATCTATTAAGGAACTGTCTAAAGCTTCAGCGGTCATTACAGTTGCTCATAGGCTTCATACGATTAAAAATGCCGACAAGATTATTTTCTTGGACAACGGAGAACTCTTAGCAACTGGCACACATGAGGAACTGCTGGAATCGGTGGAAGTGTATCGTGATATGGTGTCTGTTCAACAAGGAGGGATTGCAAAATGA
- a CDS encoding ATP-binding protein, whose amino-acid sequence MPNSYVLHEDMGLNTGNAYVEKIIFSLTKSGAILNANKDFCTLSVEKIPSIIGTSMYEFVHEDDRLLFIERILECCDGNLIPFTFRFTTSKRDGMPFYVNVCRWINQNEVLIHAIPIVDTFAYTSVERSLIDKELTVFDITDKAAINTGFDGTVIGVNDAYIELFGWTREELEEKKASMVPDFLMYELIEIKERLIKGEKVVRLNTVRITKNGLMLPVNIVLFPYYDSVGMVQGVFALSRKLEETLEMKSFVEKQLANILQQEVLIKDITRNLEFGVCQYDVKKGMYLYVSPGIEQLVGISVLDLMKDPTLFVSTCHPDDKIELFRFFEELSKERTEIEYRVLNKDEKVCWIRTKITPVIDGAGEVVRYVSITQDISKLKMQEELLRKWDMLNIVGQLSASFAHQVRNPLTTIKGFIQLFPMGPEDTFGPIMTEELIKIEMIIEEFLQLAKPSNGTGFTTTSIYNEINRTISLMEKEAILHNISFNMNLNDKDQFIHCEPKQIQQVLINLIRNSIDAMPNGGEITIGTVVEEGQVVKITLTDTGIGIPTERLNKLGEPFYSLKEKGTGLGLMVSYKIIENHHGSIQFKSKEGYGTTVEITLPLSAPAN is encoded by the coding sequence ATGCCGAATTCTTATGTATTGCATGAAGATATGGGGCTGAATACCGGAAATGCATATGTTGAAAAAATTATTTTCAGTTTGACTAAAAGTGGAGCAATTCTAAATGCGAATAAAGATTTCTGTACTCTTTCGGTGGAAAAAATCCCTTCTATAATTGGTACATCTATGTATGAATTTGTTCATGAGGATGATCGGTTGTTATTCATTGAGCGAATTCTTGAATGCTGTGATGGAAATTTGATTCCGTTTACTTTCAGGTTCACTACTAGTAAAAGGGATGGCATGCCGTTTTATGTAAATGTATGCAGGTGGATTAATCAGAATGAAGTGCTTATACATGCCATACCGATTGTAGATACGTTCGCCTATACATCTGTTGAACGCTCGTTAATTGATAAAGAACTCACGGTATTTGACATTACAGATAAAGCTGCCATCAATACTGGTTTTGACGGGACTGTTATTGGTGTTAATGACGCTTATATTGAACTCTTTGGATGGACACGTGAAGAGCTAGAAGAGAAGAAAGCCTCAATGGTTCCTGATTTTCTTATGTACGAACTTATAGAAATTAAGGAACGACTCATTAAGGGCGAAAAAGTTGTTCGTTTGAACACAGTACGAATAACGAAAAATGGACTAATGCTTCCTGTTAACATCGTTTTATTTCCTTATTATGACAGCGTTGGAATGGTTCAAGGCGTTTTTGCGCTTTCGAGAAAGCTTGAGGAAACGCTAGAAATGAAATCGTTTGTTGAAAAGCAGTTGGCAAATATTTTGCAACAGGAAGTATTAATTAAAGATATTACGAGAAATTTGGAATTCGGAGTTTGCCAGTATGATGTTAAAAAGGGGATGTACCTTTACGTAAGCCCTGGAATAGAACAACTTGTCGGTATCTCCGTTTTAGACTTAATGAAAGATCCTACATTGTTTGTTTCAACATGTCATCCAGATGATAAAATTGAATTGTTTCGTTTTTTTGAGGAGTTATCTAAAGAAAGGACCGAAATTGAGTATCGCGTGCTAAATAAGGATGAAAAAGTTTGCTGGATTCGAACAAAGATTACCCCTGTTATTGATGGGGCGGGAGAAGTTGTAAGATATGTTTCAATTACTCAGGATATTTCTAAACTAAAAATGCAAGAGGAGCTTCTTAGAAAGTGGGACATGCTTAACATAGTTGGACAATTATCTGCCAGCTTTGCTCATCAAGTTAGAAATCCATTAACAACTATAAAAGGATTCATTCAATTATTTCCAATGGGGCCGGAAGATACGTTTGGTCCGATTATGACAGAAGAGCTTATTAAAATTGAAATGATTATAGAAGAATTTCTTCAACTTGCAAAACCGAGTAACGGAACAGGTTTTACAACTACCTCCATTTATAATGAAATAAACCGAACCATTTCATTGATGGAAAAAGAGGCAATACTTCATAATATTTCATTCAATATGAATCTTAATGATAAAGATCAATTCATTCATTGTGAACCGAAGCAAATTCAACAAGTGCTCATTAATTTAATAAGAAATTCGATAGATGCAATGCCAAACGGCGGAGAAATAACAATAGGGACAGTGGTCGAAGAAGGACAAGTCGTCAAAATTACACTTACTGATACTGGTATCGGAATACCAACAGAACGTCTCAATAAGCTTGGAGAACCATTCTATTCACTTAAGGAAAAAGGAACGGGTCTTGGCCTTATGGTTAGTTATAAAATTATTGAAAACCATCATGGATCTATTCAATTCAAGAGTAAAGAGGGTTATGGGACGACTGTAGAAATCACTCTTCCGTTAAGTGCCCCTGCGAATTGA